From the genome of Chloroflexota bacterium:
CCCCGGTGTCCAAATCCAGCAGATCCATAGCACCCCAGGGCATGAAATACAGAGTACGACCGCCGAATCTCAGGTCGTATTTGGACTCTCTGGCTTTGATAGTGAAGCTGCTGGGGCATCTTCTCAAGCATTCTTCCACCAGATGACTGGGAAACCGCACCAGTTGCTTCTTGTGATCAGTCTTGCAGCCAGCACCCTCTAGTACCTCCAGCGCTTTCTTGTGCTGAATGACCACCCCTGTCGTTTCCAGTATCTCAAGAGTTGCACAGTGAATCTTCTCTATCTGATCCTCTGTTAAAATATTAACCGGATTGCTGACCGTAAAGCCTCTCAACGTCATTCTCGTTTCCTCCGTTTACTCCATCCCCATCAGCTTCTTGGCAAGGCTGACTGCTCCAGGCGCCGATGGCTCATATCCATCTGCACCAATCATGTCTGCGAATTGCTGTGTAATCGCACCTCCTCCCACCATTATCTTGACCTGGCCCCTCAAGCCTTCCTTTTTGAGGGCCTCAATAACGTTCTTTTGCTCATAGGATGTCATAGTCATCAGAGCTGACATGGCTAAGATGTTGGGGCTGTATTTTCTCACCGCCTCAACAAACTCTGCAGAAGTGACATTGATTCCGACATCGTATACCGTAAAGCCGTTGGCTGCGAGCAGTGTGGCCACCATGTTCTTCCCAATATCATGGATATCTCCGTGGACTGTTCCGACAACGACGCTGCCCAGCGCCTGTCGCTTCTTACCCGTCCTCCTTATCTCATCCTCTATGATTGGCATAGCGCTTTTCATGGCAGTGGCAGCTCCCACCAAATCAGGAAGCCACAGCTCACCCTTGCCAAAGCCATCGCCAATCACCCTTATGGCTTCGGTTAGAGCATCTACAGTTTTGATAGGGTCTATCCCCTCGTTCACTGCTCGTCTTGCCCACAGTTCTGCAGCTTCTGCATCGTAGTTCAGAATTGCCTCTCTTAGTTTTCCCAGCGTCTCAGCATCCACCTATCGACGGCCTCCTTT
Proteins encoded in this window:
- a CDS encoding cobalamin-binding protein produces the protein MDAETLGKLREAILNYDAEAAELWARRAVNEGIDPIKTVDALTEAIRVIGDGFGKGELWLPDLVGAATAMKSAMPIIEDEIRRTGKKRQALGSVVVGTVHGDIHDIGKNMVATLLAANGFTVYDVGINVTSAEFVEAVRKYSPNILAMSALMTMTSYEQKNVIEALKKEGLRGQVKIMVGGGAITQQFADMIGADGYEPSAPGAVSLAKKLMGME